The Fluviispira sanaruensis sequence AAAGTTCATTGAGAGTTTTTTCGAAGGTTGTTTTGATCTGTCCCATTATTTTTTCACTTAGACACACAGGACTGACGGAACCCATTCCACCTGTATTGGCGCCCGTTTGTCCATCATTGCGGCGTTTATAATCTCTTGCCATAGGTAACAGTCGAAACTCATTACCATTGCATAAAGCAATAGCAGATATTTCTTCGCCTTTTAGAGTCTCTTCAATAAGGAAACAAGGACTTTTCTTTTGTTTGCTATAGGTATCTGTTTTTACTTGTGCGGATAGTTTTTCCCAATCAGGTAAATTCTGATCAATAGCAACAAGAGCATTATGTACATCTTCTTTCGTAAATAAAACAAAAACACCTTTCCCCGCAGCCAACCCATCGTACTTCAACACACAGGGAAGATTAAATTGAGTGGTGTCATTTATTTCTAAATAATTGTGTAAAAGATTTTTTAAATCATTCCACGTAACAATTTGAGCAGCTGCAGTTTTTATTCCTGCAGCTTGAATAATTTCTTTGCAAATAATTTTACTGGATTCCAGTGCTGCACAGGCGAGTGAAGGAGCAAGTACCGGTATATTATATTTTGCACAGGCAGATTGTATACCTTGAGCTATGGGAAGTTCAGGTCCTGCAACAACAAGTCCGATTTGATTGTCGCTGGCATATCGAGCAATATCATCAACGTTTGAAAATGGACACAAACGATATTTTGGGTGTTCCCATTTTCTTTTGCCTGAGGCACAAAAGACATTTTTGACTTCAGGTAGTTTTGCAAATGCAGAGAATAAAGAATAATCTCGCCCACCGTTGCCAATAATTAAAACATTTTCAGGCATCAATGAAAGTTTTATAGCACTTGCAAAAATGTTAGGGGAAATTGGCCAAGGGATAAGATTGGGTTTGGAAATTTCATAGGGAGAAATATCGCCAACAAATATACGAAACATTTCTTGATAACGCTCTGAAATATTATTTGCTATCTTTTCTGTTACATTAGTGTCTTGGAATACAGGGTGATTGGCAGGATTCCCCTTAATCTCTTCTGGTTTTCCTAAAAACTTTATGAGTTCTTCGCGCAAAAACTCTTTGGATAACTGCTTAGGATTCTTGCTACTTGCTTCATTTAATAACCAATAACGAGAAGAGTCAGGAGTGTGGACTTCATCAACTAAGATAATTTTATTTTCGAAGATCCCCATCTCATATTTGGTGTCAACTAAGACTAAATTTCTTTTTTGTGCTTCAAGACTGCCGAATTCGAAGAGTTCTAAAGCTTTATTTTCGACGAAATCCCAATTGTCTTTTCCTATTATTTCCCTCGCTCGAGCACAAGAAATTGGAAGATCATGTCCCCCATCCGCTTTGGTTGTGGGAGTGATAATTGGCTTAGAAAATTTTGCATTTTGTTGCATGCCGTGCGGTAAAGTAACAGCGTACTCAGCATAGACACCTTCAACGCCTTTGCTCTCATAAAGGCGCCAAATACTTCCTGTTAAATACCCACGTACAATGATTTCGATTGGAAATACTTTTGTTTCTTTAACAAGCGTATGGGTTTCATTTAAACAGCCGATTAAGTTATTTTCGATAATATGAGCGGTCTTTTGAAAATAATAAACGGAGAGCGCTTGGAGAATTTCAGCTTTTTTTTCAATTTCAAATGGGAAGATAAAATCGAATGCAGAAATACGATTGCTTGTTTGCACAATTCTTGAGTTATTATCGAGAACTGCGCTGTTACGTACTTTGCCAATATAAATATTTTGTATGCTCGTCATTACAGATTTCCTTAAAAGTAACGCTGAATAGCTACTAAATTATCTTTCATTTGTTCAAGTGATATATTTCCGCCCGCAAATACGCCGCGACTCACTGGGAAAGTAATTTCATTGGGATGATTCGCACATTTACTGATAATTTTCCAATCCGCTCCTTGAGCGCCCAACCCTGGAGAAAGTACAGACAGTTCACTTGCTTTTAATTCATCTGAAAAAAGAATATTTTCTCTATTTGCCCCAATAACAACACCAATCAATTTATTTAAATCTTCTTGGTTTGCAAAAATTTTTTCTCGCAATTGCTGACATGCTAACAGCGTTCTTCTCCAATTTTCATCGATAAATGAAAGTTCGCCTGTGCTAGATTCACTGGTTGCACACAGTACATAAACACGGCCTTTGCGATCCGCTTTCTTTGCGCATTCTTCAAAAGCCAATTCCAACGTTTGTTCTCCTAAAAATGGACTGATAGTTAATGCATGCGCTTGTAAAGTTCCAAAGACAAAATGCAAATAAGCTTTTAGAGTCGTTGATATATCGTTAAATTTTGCATCGATAATAATAGTATATTTATCATTGTAGCGGTTAACGAATTCTTCTAATAAAGAAATACCTTTGCTTCCATAAGCAAGAAAATATGCCAACTGTGGTTTTAAGACTTTATCGTTTAATTTGTTTCCATAAAAGTCTAGGATTTCCATATGTGTATAAACGGCAGAGCGAAAACTTTCAAAATTTTGCTGAGTAGGATTGGGATCGATGCCAAGACAAAAATTTATATTTTTATATGTTTTCATTTAAATCTCTCCAAAATTTTTCAGCTTGCAAAGATGAGCCATTTTTACTTGTAGATTTTGTGATAAAATGTCCCATTTTTCTATTCTTTTTTGCTTCTTTTTTTCCATAAAGTACAACGTCAATGACTGCTGGATTTTTTTTCCAAGCATTTAGATTGAGAGCATATTTATTATTTTGTTCTAGCCAAATATCTCCTAAAAGATTTCCCATACAATAAAAACCTTCGTTGAGTATTGGAGTTTGCAATGGAATATCCAATAATATGCGAGCAAGTGCATCGAATTGACTGAAGTTGCAGGCGTTAAGGGTAATATGTCCTGAATTATGTGGTCTTGGCGCAAATTCATTGATGTAAATATAGTAATCATCCACTTTTTCAAAATCATAATATGGATTTATTTTACGCGATAAAAAGAATTCAGTTGTCAAAAGACCTGTTACATTCAATTTTTCAGCAGCACGTTTGGCAATATCTTTTAATTTTTCTTGCACTGCAAGAGGTAAACTTGCAGGTAAATGAGTCGTATATAAAATATGATTTTTATGTACATTTTCAAATATAGGGAAACAGATAGAAGAATTATCTGCTGTGCGTGCTACGATACAGCTTGCTTCCATTTCTATTTCTATTTTTTCTTCAAAAAGAATAGGAGCAAAATTCTGCGAGAATTCATGTAAAAAAAGATTAAAATCATTTTCATTATTAATAAACCACTGCCCTTTGCCATCATAACCTCCGGTTACGGTTTTAAGAAGAAATGGGTAGGAAAATGTTTGAGCAATACTTTTTGCTTCTTCCCTATTCGTTGCAAAAGCAAATTGGCAAACAGGAAAATGATTGTTTTTTAAAAATGATTTTTCGAGGATTCTATTTTGGGTGGTTTTTAAGACTTGCGCAGAAGGGAAAAGTTTTGTACCAGTTGATTGACAAATATCTTCAAGTAAATTCACAGAGACATTTTCGAATTCATAGGTCACAATGTCAGAGCTTGCAAAAAACTCTTCTAATTTTTTTTTATCTTCCCAATTACCTTGCATACAATAATTTGTTCTCTCTATCGCAGGCGAAATGGGGTCGGGATCATAAAATTGGACTTTTGCTCCGAGCTTGTGAAGAGCGCTCGCTAACATACACCCAAGCTGTCCTCCTCCTAAAATACCGACTGTTTTCATCTGTCTTTCATTCCTTCAATAATTATTTTAAGAAAGCGCAGTTTATAAGTTTTTATCTGTTACTTTAACTGTGCATTTTTTAAATTTTCTTGGACAATCTCATTTCCCTCAAGTGCTAATTGAGCTCTATTTTTACGCCATTTTGTCAGTGCCAATGAGATTTCACAATCTTCAATAGCTAGGATTTGCAAGGCAAATAGAGCTGCATTGGTTGCGCCTGCATTGCCAATGGCAAAAGTAGCTGTTGGAATTCCTCCTGGCATTTGCACGATAGAAAGCAAACTGTCTATGCCGTTTAAGGCTTTGGATTGAATGGGCACTGCCAACACAGGCACAGTGGTCAGAGCACTGACCATGCCGGGTAAATGAGCTGCTCCACCTGCACCAGCTATAATTATTTTTATCCCTTTTTCTTTCACTTGTTTTGCATATTCATACATCAGCTCGGGTGTTCTGTGAGCACTTATCACTTGAATTTCATAAGGGATAGAAAATTCTATTAAAATGGCTTCGGCATTTTTTAAGGTCTCATAATCCGAATGGCTGCCCATAATGAGACTGATAAGCGGCTTTTGTGTCATTTTTAGTTTTCTCCAAAATCTTCGGGGCATGCGATTTTTTGCGCTGTAATATCTTGATAAATCCCTGAAAAACAGGCAGTGCACCAACCACCGTTTGAACTTTCGGACTTTTCTTCATGAAAAAAGTTTGTTACTTTATATTTGTTCTTATTTTGAAAATCATTCATAACTGAAAGAAGACTTTCTTCAGATAAAAATCCAAGGGAGTCAGATTTTAGATAATCATTCATTTCGTTTGGAGTCATGTGCTGCGCTAATAACTCTTTTCGTTTTGGGGTATCTATCCCATAAAAACAAGGATATCTCACCGGGGGGGAAGATATCCTCATATGTACTTCTTTTGCACCTGCTTCTCTGAGCAATTCGATGATTTTTCGTGAAGTTGTTCCTCTCACAATACTATCATCAATGACGATTATGCGTTTATTCCTCACAGTTTCTCGCACAGGATTGAGCTTCAAACGCACGCGAAAATTGCGTACATTTTGTGTCGGTTCGATAAAAGTTCGACCCACATAATGGTTACGAATAAGGCCGATTTTATAAGGAATTCCTGAGGCATTTGCATAACCCATAGCCATAGGCACGCCACTGTCGGGAATAGCAATGACCATATCTGCCTCGACAGGATTCAATCGCGCCAGTTCTTCGCCCATCGCAAAACGAGCGTCATGGGCAGGTATGTTCCAAACAAGACTGTCAGGACGAGAAAAATAAACATGTTCGAAAATACATTTTGCTTTTTGTTTATTTTTGCTTTGGAAAGTAGACATATTAAAATAACAACTTTCGTTGTGTCCCGTACTCAAATCAATGGAAAGAATTTCTCCAGGAACGATATCACGCACAAACTCGGCTCCGACGAGATCCATGGCACAGGTTTCGCTACTTAAAACCCAGCTACTTTTTTCTGCATTTTCTATGGATAATCTTCCTAATGACATGGGGCGATAGCCACAAGTGTCTACGACTGCATAAAGGTGTGTTGGGGTTAAAATAAGCAAAGAAAAAGCCCCTGCTAATTTTTCAAAGGCCTCTTTTAATCGTTCTATAAATGTCTCTTTTGAGCTTCTGGCCATGAGATGTAATACGAGCTCAGAATCTGCGGTCCCCTGTAAAATGGCTCCATTTTTTTCGAGGCTGTGACGAATCTCTTCGGAATTTACAATATTGCCATTGTGTGAAAGCGAAACAGGAATTCCGCCAATTCTTGCTGTAATAGGTTGGATATTGGCATCAAGATTCCCGCCCGAAGTGCTATACCGCACATGTCCTATCGCCGTTGATCCTTTTAGCTTGACAAGTTCTTCTTCTTTAAAAACATCAGAAACAAGACCTGAATTTCTAAAAGTATGAAGCTGTTTGTCTTCATCGATTGTAGAGATTCCAGCACTTTCTTGACCTCTATGCTGTAAAGCAAAGAGGCCAAGATATGCTATTTTTGAGGCGTTTTCTGCATTCGTAACTCCAAAAACACCACACATATTTATTTTTCCTTATATTCGCATGAAAGTGTATCAAAAAAACGCTTTAGTGAATTAGAATAAAGTTTAAATACGGTCTTATAATCGAACACAGTTTTTGGGATGGAAGAGCCTACAGGTTTAAGTGCAGCAAGATACTCTGCTTTAAAATGATTTGAAGTCAATTGAATGAATTTTTCGGCATTTTCTTTATGTTCAAAACCAAATATAAAGCCCATGTTACCTTCTGAAAAAAGATCCTGACTGGACATCTTCCAAAGATTTTCGCTTAACTCTATCTCACATTCTGACCTAAGGGAACAAGAAATAAGTGATCCAAGCAAACCCCCGTGACCGACTGGAAAACATAATTTTGGCTTTAACTCTTGAATTCGAGTAAGAACTTGTTTCCATAAATTTTGCTCACTTGTTAAGTTTAATTGAGGGCAATGTGAGTTCTTTTTTCCTAATATCCAAGCGGTTTGTGAAGCTTCGTAGCTTGATAATTCAAGTGCATTTTTATCTGCAAGTTGAACTAAGAAAACAGTTTTATGTTCTGCTTTTTCAAAATAAAGTGCAGGCAAAGAGAGCAATGGGACTTTTGTCACATCGTCTATTCTGCCAACAATACCGAGCATAGGTGTGGGTGGAATTGGATGGCCAGAGGTTTGGTTATTTAAACTTACATTACCACTAACAATTGGGATATGAAATTCTTTTGCTACCAAGTTGATACCATCCACGGCATCAGATAATTGCCGCATGACTTCTGGTGAGCGGGGGCTGCCAAAGTTAAGGCAATCTGTCATTGCAAGTGGAACTCCATTGCTTGCAATTATTTTACGGGCAACTTTGAGAGCAGATAGAGCTGACCCTTGATAAGGATTCATTTCTACCCAACGCTCTTCACAACCACCTGCGACTGCAATCCCTGTTTTTGTTTCTAGATTGTTGATATCTTTTTCTTGGGCAAACTTGGGCAGTCTCACAATACCTGCCGAAGCTGTTTGCATAGCGCCGCATCCTGCAACGGTGTTACCTTGTACAGTCGAGCAATAATTATGATAAACAGCTGAGCGTTTTGCATTGGCAGGATGGGTAAATAAATTGTCAATTAAATTGGGATATTTTTCAATTAAGTTTTCAAGGCTGATATTAGATAAAATATCATTATGAGCATCAAGATGAACAGCATTGAGTGAAAGTGAAGGTTTTGATTTTGTCGTTGAACCAATCCAAATATTCTCTACTGTTTCGTTATTTAAAACATCATGATTTTTTAAATATGATTCTCTATCTTGAATAGGAAGATCATAGCGAGGAACATCATCTATTAAAATTGGTATCGGCGTTGCAGTCACTATTTGCTTATCAAATAAACATACAAATAGTCCTGTTCTGTTCACTTTTCCTATCTCTGCATAAGATAAATTGAATTTTTTAAGTTCTTCAAGCACGGCGTTTAAATTTTCAGGTTTAACGGCACAGAGCATACGTTCTTGCGATTCACTCAAGAGGATTTCCCATGCCTGCATATTGCTTGCCCGTTGCGGAACTTTTGCTAGGTCAATAGCGACACCGCAGCCCGAACGCCCCGCCATCTCAACGGAACTTGAAGTTAAACCTGCTGCTCCCATGTCTTGTAAACCGATCGCAAGTTTTTTCTCTATGATGGAAAGGGTGGCTTCAAGCAAAACTTTTTCTGCAAAAGGATCGCCAACCTGAACTGTTGGTTTGAGGGTTGCGCCACCCGCTGAAAATTCAGAACTGCTCATCGTAGCGCCATGCACGCCATCGCGACCCGTGGCTGAACCAAAATAAATGAGAATATTTTCACCATCAGGAAATAAAATAGATTCAATTTCTTTTGTTACGTTAGAGTTGATTTGAATTTGTGGCAAAATTTCTTTTGTTTTCTTTTTTAATGATGCAATTTGTTCATCGCTTGCTTCAGAAAGTATGCCTTTAAATATTTTATCTTTATGAATGATACCTGCCGTAAAGGCATTGACTAAAATATTTTTGTTGTAGTTGTGATGAAAGCTTATATCACCTGTGACAGTTGGCACTCCCACACAGTTGCCATAATCACCGATCCCACGCACAGTGTCGCGTAGCAGTGTGGCATTCCATGTGCCTTCACCAAAACGTAAGCAATTCAATGCAGCAATAGGGTAAGCTCCCATGCAGAAGACATCACGCAATATTCCACCAACGCCCGTGGCTGCTCCTTGATAAGGTTCCAAATAGCTTGGGTGATTGTGCGATTCCATTTTAAAAGCAATGCCGTAATTTTTATTAATTGCGATCACACCTGCATTTTCACCAGGACCTTGTAGAACCCAAGGTTCTTCCGTGTGGAAGCGTTTTAAATGCACGCGAGAAGATTTATAAGAACAGTGTTCACTCCAAAGAGCGCCACAGACAGCAAGCTCTTCTGTTGAAGGGATGCGACCCAATTTTTCTACAAATGCGGTTGCTTCCTCGTTGTTTAAGCCTGCTTTTGCAGCTTTTTCAAGGTATTCAGCTGTGATGAGGTTTTTATTAGACATCAATGCGCTCTCCCCATTTTTATTTTTTCAACAAATTTTTCTAATTCACTTCCCACTCGAATTTTAATATTTCGAGATTGTGAAATTCCAAGTAAAAAAATGAGTCCATCTGTGCCACCAACAGCGGTGTCTGAAGCTCTTTCTGGGTGAGGCATCATGCCAAGCACAGTTCCTGAGTCGTTTGTAATTCCTGCTATGGATTTATAACTGCCGTTTTCATTGTGGTTGTAGTAAATAACGGCGTTATTTACTGCTTGTGATCGTGCAATTTCATCGACGGGAGGCAGCCAATTTCCCATTCCGCACGATAAAGGAACGCGGAAGTGGGTTGAAAATTCATTTTGTAACTCTTCCTGTTCATTTTCGTTAAATTCAGGGATCCACACACACTTTTTACTGCTGTTCATTTTATTAAGATAAGCAGAATCTATGTGAATTGAAACTGGAAAATGATGATACCGACGCGTGATATTCTTCACTAAGGCACCAGGTAACAGACCCGTTTCGCATAATATTTGAAAACCATTGCAAATTCC is a genomic window containing:
- a CDS encoding phosphoribosylaminoimidazolesuccinocarboxamide synthase, with the translated sequence MTSIQNIYIGKVRNSAVLDNNSRIVQTSNRISAFDFIFPFEIEKKAEILQALSVYYFQKTAHIIENNLIGCLNETHTLVKETKVFPIEIIVRGYLTGSIWRLYESKGVEGVYAEYAVTLPHGMQQNAKFSKPIITPTTKADGGHDLPISCARAREIIGKDNWDFVENKALELFEFGSLEAQKRNLVLVDTKYEMGIFENKIILVDEVHTPDSSRYWLLNEASSKNPKQLSKEFLREELIKFLGKPEEIKGNPANHPVFQDTNVTEKIANNISERYQEMFRIFVGDISPYEISKPNLIPWPISPNIFASAIKLSLMPENVLIIGNGGRDYSLFSAFAKLPEVKNVFCASGKRKWEHPKYRLCPFSNVDDIARYASDNQIGLVVAGPELPIAQGIQSACAKYNIPVLAPSLACAALESSKIICKEIIQAAGIKTAAAQIVTWNDLKNLLHNYLEINDTTQFNLPCVLKYDGLAAGKGVFVLFTKEDVHNALVAIDQNLPDWEKLSAQVKTDTYSKQKKSPCFLIEETLKGEEISAIALCNGNEFRLLPMARDYKRRNDGQTGANTGGMGSVSPVCLSEKIMGQIKTTFEKTLNELSKRNTPYRGFLFAGFMVDEKQEAWLLEYNCRLGDPETQVLLPGLQRDFYTELFNTAKGNSFSLSNKSGDEFNHDKLKRIFLVAASPEYPEKSAPRRELINNNLQQSSCEFIPTAIEPDSTTIGGRAFGLLASSSSFTQAQKNIYCAIENYYLKNSDESLSKPHFRTDIGKEFCETSQEQTQLKETL
- a CDS encoding 5-(carboxyamino)imidazole ribonucleotide synthase translates to MKTVGILGGGQLGCMLASALHKLGAKVQFYDPDPISPAIERTNYCMQGNWEDKKKLEEFFASSDIVTYEFENVSVNLLEDICQSTGTKLFPSAQVLKTTQNRILEKSFLKNNHFPVCQFAFATNREEAKSIAQTFSYPFLLKTVTGGYDGKGQWFINNENDFNLFLHEFSQNFAPILFEEKIEIEMEASCIVARTADNSSICFPIFENVHKNHILYTTHLPASLPLAVQEKLKDIAKRAAEKLNVTGLLTTEFFLSRKINPYYDFEKVDDYYIYINEFAPRPHNSGHITLNACNFSQFDALARILLDIPLQTPILNEGFYCMGNLLGDIWLEQNNKYALNLNAWKKNPAVIDVVLYGKKEAKKNRKMGHFITKSTSKNGSSLQAEKFWRDLNENI
- the pyrF gene encoding orotidine-5'-phosphate decarboxylase, giving the protein MKTYKNINFCLGIDPNPTQQNFESFRSAVYTHMEILDFYGNKLNDKVLKPQLAYFLAYGSKGISLLEEFVNRYNDKYTIIIDAKFNDISTTLKAYLHFVFGTLQAHALTISPFLGEQTLELAFEECAKKADRKGRVYVLCATSESSTGELSFIDENWRRTLLACQQLREKIFANQEDLNKLIGVVIGANRENILFSDELKASELSVLSPGLGAQGADWKIISKCANHPNEITFPVSRGVFAGGNISLEQMKDNLVAIQRYF
- the purQ gene encoding phosphoribosylformylglycinamidine synthase I — encoded protein: MKKTLLPVFPGTNCEKESLLWIASNLETEAEFLDLAKHSSLKSEEIDAIFVPGGFSYGDYLRAGAIAARSEEMAFVKKRAAEGVAILGICNGFQILCETGLLPGALVKNITRRYHHFPVSIHIDSAYLNKMNSSKKCVWIPEFNENEQEELQNEFSTHFRVPLSCGMGNWLPPVDEIARSQAVNNAVIYYNHNENGSYKSIAGITNDSGTVLGMMPHPERASDTAVGGTDGLIFLLGISQSRNIKIRVGSELEKFVEKIKMGRAH
- a CDS encoding AIR synthase related protein; translation: MSNKNLITAEYLEKAAKAGLNNEEATAFVEKLGRIPSTEELAVCGALWSEHCSYKSSRVHLKRFHTEEPWVLQGPGENAGVIAINKNYGIAFKMESHNHPSYLEPYQGAATGVGGILRDVFCMGAYPIAALNCLRFGEGTWNATLLRDTVRGIGDYGNCVGVPTVTGDISFHHNYNKNILVNAFTAGIIHKDKIFKGILSEASDEQIASLKKKTKEILPQIQINSNVTKEIESILFPDGENILIYFGSATGRDGVHGATMSSSEFSAGGATLKPTVQVGDPFAEKVLLEATLSIIEKKLAIGLQDMGAAGLTSSSVEMAGRSGCGVAIDLAKVPQRASNMQAWEILLSESQERMLCAVKPENLNAVLEELKKFNLSYAEIGKVNRTGLFVCLFDKQIVTATPIPILIDDVPRYDLPIQDRESYLKNHDVLNNETVENIWIGSTTKSKPSLSLNAVHLDAHNDILSNISLENLIEKYPNLIDNLFTHPANAKRSAVYHNYCSTVQGNTVAGCGAMQTASAGIVRLPKFAQEKDINNLETKTGIAVAGGCEERWVEMNPYQGSALSALKVARKIIASNGVPLAMTDCLNFGSPRSPEVMRQLSDAVDGINLVAKEFHIPIVSGNVSLNNQTSGHPIPPTPMLGIVGRIDDVTKVPLLSLPALYFEKAEHKTVFLVQLADKNALELSSYEASQTAWILGKKNSHCPQLNLTSEQNLWKQVLTRIQELKPKLCFPVGHGGLLGSLISCSLRSECEIELSENLWKMSSQDLFSEGNMGFIFGFEHKENAEKFIQLTSNHFKAEYLAALKPVGSSIPKTVFDYKTVFKLYSNSLKRFFDTLSCEYKEK
- the purF gene encoding amidophosphoribosyltransferase; this translates as MCGVFGVTNAENASKIAYLGLFALQHRGQESAGISTIDEDKQLHTFRNSGLVSDVFKEEELVKLKGSTAIGHVRYSTSGGNLDANIQPITARIGGIPVSLSHNGNIVNSEEIRHSLEKNGAILQGTADSELVLHLMARSSKETFIERLKEAFEKLAGAFSLLILTPTHLYAVVDTCGYRPMSLGRLSIENAEKSSWVLSSETCAMDLVGAEFVRDIVPGEILSIDLSTGHNESCYFNMSTFQSKNKQKAKCIFEHVYFSRPDSLVWNIPAHDARFAMGEELARLNPVEADMVIAIPDSGVPMAMGYANASGIPYKIGLIRNHYVGRTFIEPTQNVRNFRVRLKLNPVRETVRNKRIIVIDDSIVRGTTSRKIIELLREAGAKEVHMRISSPPVRYPCFYGIDTPKRKELLAQHMTPNEMNDYLKSDSLGFLSEESLLSVMNDFQNKNKYKVTNFFHEEKSESSNGGWCTACFSGIYQDITAQKIACPEDFGEN
- the purE gene encoding 5-(carboxyamino)imidazole ribonucleotide mutase, producing the protein MTQKPLISLIMGSHSDYETLKNAEAILIEFSIPYEIQVISAHRTPELMYEYAKQVKEKGIKIIIAGAGGAAHLPGMVSALTTVPVLAVPIQSKALNGIDSLLSIVQMPGGIPTATFAIGNAGATNAALFALQILAIEDCEISLALTKWRKNRAQLALEGNEIVQENLKNAQLK